Part of the Aggregatilinea lenta genome, GGGTCGGAGCGCGACAAGAAACTGCTGTTTTACCTGATGCGCCACCGCCACACCTCGCCCTTCGAGCAGGTGGAGTTCCGCTTCCGCGTGCGCGCGCCGCTGGTGACATGGTGGCAGTGGGTCCGGCACCGCACCTGGAACATGAACGCGCAGTCGGGGCGTTATACGCCCTTCGTCGAGAACGACTTTTACGTGCCGGACGCGTGGCGGCTCCAGGCCCGCGACAACAAGCAGGCCAGCGACGGCACGCTTTCCGCCGAGGACGGCGCGGCACTCACCGAGCAGCTTCTGGATCATTACCGGCGGGGGTTCGAGCTGTACCAGGCCGCGCTCGACCGGGGCGTGGCGCGCGAACAGGCGCGGGTGTTCCTGCCCGGCTTTGCGGTGTATTACACGTGGGTGGTCAAGGTGGACGCGCACAACCTGATGCACTTCCTGCGGCTGCGCATGGCCCCGGACGCGCAGCACGAGATCCGGGTGTATGCTCAGGCGATCTACGAACACTTCTTCAAGCCCG contains:
- the thyX gene encoding FAD-dependent thymidylate synthase, translated to MTDDVTPRETLLGRRIDVLDKGWIELQDIMGDDLAIVNAARVSFLGESKGSERDKKLLFYLMRHRHTSPFEQVEFRFRVRAPLVTWWQWVRHRTWNMNAQSGRYTPFVENDFYVPDAWRLQARDNKQASDGTLSAEDGAALTEQLLDHYRRGFELYQAALDRGVAREQARVFLPGFAVYYTWVVKVDAHNLMHFLRLRMAPDAQHEIRVYAQAIYEHFFKPALPWTAEAFEMYVLPDLGPIKPEG